TCAAGAAGTCTATCTTGAATAATCCGGTACTAATTTGATTGCTCTAGGACCTCGAGCAAATGGCCGATGCTGAAATCGAAAGCATGCGCAAGCGCATGACCAACGCCGCTCAAATGGACGCCTTCGCCCGTCGGGAGGGCAAGCCCGCAATGCACAAGCTCAAGATGTTGCCAGAGGTTGTCTCGCTACTCAACCGCAACCAGTACGTGAACAGTCTGGTCGACCCAGAAATCAACCTTTTGGAGGCTGTCAAGTTCTTCCTCGAGCCGCTTGATGATGGCTCTTTGCCTGCCTACAATATCCAGCGCGATCTGATGAACGCTTTGGCCAGACTCCCCATCTACAAGGAAGCTTTGGTGGCCAGTGGAATTGGCAAGGTGATTGTGTTTTACACCAGGAGCAAACGCCCCGAGGCTGGCATCAAGCGTCTGGCAGAGCGTCTGCTTGCAGAATGGACACGACCCATCTTGCAGCGCAGTGATGACTATTCGAAGCGGGTTTACCAGGAGGCTGCATTCGATCCTACGTATGTGCTTTACCCATTGACTTGCCCGCGATCCTGATACTAACCTGTATAGTAAACTCACCAACCGCGCACCCTCGGCCCAAGCGACCGCGGCGGAAGCCCGGGCACGAGaacttcttcctccccgaCTGGCAAACCGTGCCCGTGCCGAAATCACGCACACCAGCTACACAGTGGTGCCCCGTCCGACAGTGGTGCAGGAGAGCAAATTCGCCCGTCCTCTGGGAGCCAGTGGCGAGGATCGGTTCCGACGGATGCGGGCGCGACAGATTGCAGCCACGAAAGGATCTCGAAAATAGACACTCGGTGGTCTATCTATGTTTTTATCTCCGGTTCTTTTGGTTGTCAT
This Aspergillus chevalieri M1 DNA, chromosome 3, nearly complete sequence DNA region includes the following protein-coding sequences:
- the IWS1 gene encoding transcription factor SPN1 (BUSCO:EOG0926390Q;~COG:K;~EggNog:ENOG410PF9A;~InterPro:IPR017923,IPR035441;~PFAM:PF08711;~go_component: GO:0005634 - nucleus [Evidence IEA]), which codes for MSASPGPEKNPTLSADPVAEDEQDAKAATPIAGDNDNDDREGAELKAQVDGADDDGDEDQDELAKPAPAADDDNEEEEEANGGGSDDESILSEVDEAQFEDFDPENVDIEDRPQLAIDEDNLKLIGRHKRKRTEEGDGERSSRRKKEGRREKKSRRMRELEEGGEDDEGEGKSRKKERKKRDATPDEELLDPETRRRRALDRAMDQALKKPTKRRTKKADGIDLEQMADAEIESMRKRMTNAAQMDAFARREGKPAMHKLKMLPEVVSLLNRNQYVNSLVDPEINLLEAVKFFLEPLDDGSLPAYNIQRDLMNALARLPIYKEALVASGIGKVIVFYTRSKRPEAGIKRLAERLLAEWTRPILQRSDDYSKRVYQEAAFDPTKLTNRAPSAQATAAEARARELLPPRLANRARAEITHTSYTVVPRPTVVQESKFARPLGASGEDRFRRMRARQIAATKGSRK